The Rhinolophus sinicus isolate RSC01 linkage group LG15, ASM3656204v1, whole genome shotgun sequence region TAGCTCCTTTGCTCTTTCCATCCTCCATAAGAGGGGCTCCAGCTCAGCCCATCAGTGATGGTGACAGGAGGCTTGGGCATGAAAAGGCCTCTTGCTTGCCAGGATGAGGGCAGAGTCGGGAGCCTCTGTAGGGGTGTGATGGGCCAGGCAGTTGGGCCAGTGGCTCCTGCACCCAGAAGTCTGGGTGCAGGAGAGATGTGGCACTGACCCAAAcacaggaggagagaggggtgtGTGGTGCGTAAGCATCAGGGTTGCATCCCCTAGGGGATTTCTGCCTCCCCGGGGAAGGGCTGGGACAGCAGTCTTGTTCCCTGCGGAAAAGCTGTGGGACTGGTAGTGGCTGCAGGACAGAAAACCAGTCCTGTAAGTACGCCCTGGGGAACCACTCCTCCTCACAGGGGCAAAGATGTGTAGGAAAGGGCTCGGCTTTGTCAGTCGCCAGCTTGGAGCCTTTGAGGAAATTCCTCCCGCTGCCTTAGCTCCGCTTCCTCATCAGGACCTTAGGGGGACCGAGGGAGTGACTGTGTGTGGAACACTAGACAGAGTGCTGGCCCAGAGCAGGTGCCCCGCCTGGCTACGGCtgaccccgcccccaccccgcagACCCTGGCTGGGCGTCCATCAGCAGGGGCGTGCTGGTGTGTGACGAGTGCTGCAGCGTGCACCGGAGCCTGGGACGCCACATCTCCATTGTGAAGCACCTTCGCCACAGCGCCTGGCCTCCCACACTGCTGCAGGTACGGGGCCTCGCGGGGGTCCTCCTTCCCACAGCCTGCGGAGCACAGGTACATGTTCcccacacccacatacacacctGTCTGGATTCTCAGCGCCAGTTCTGCTTATCGAAAGTGGCCCACGAGGCACTCCCACCCCACGCAGCGCCCACCTGGGGCCGAACCTCTCCCTGACTCTTTCTACCCATCCACTCACCTGTGCAGAGAGGAGGCCTCCAGGACTGGAATCCAACAGATCTGGGctcccaccccagctctgccacttactggcttgGCTGTGTAACATTGagcaggtcacttaacctctctgagccttggcgtgctggctgtgtgacctgaagTGCTACACAGGACCCCAGTCCTTGGGTGGCCTGACTGGACACAGGTGCAGTGGTgtcaggcacacagtaggcccttcGGTACTGTTTGCAGCCACACTGGCTGCAGCTGGTGCCCAGCTCGCAGTGGGCTCTCTGACTTGGCATCTCCTCCCCGCAGATGGTGCACACGCTCGCCAGCAATGGGGCCAACTCCATCTGGGAGCACTCTCTGCTGGACCCCGCACAAGTGCAGAGCGGCCGGCGCAAAGCCAACCCTCAAGACAAAGTCCAGTGAGTCGGGCTGGAGGGGTGGTGGCAGGGGCTGCGTGGTCTGGGATGTGGGCCCGGGAGGTGGCTGGGTGACTGGCCTCTGTTGCTCGGCTCCCCATTTTCTCCTGTGTGCCCCTCACAGCCCTATCAAGTCCGAGTTCATCAGGGCCAAGTACCAGATGCTGGCATTTGTGCACAAGCTTCCCTGCCGAGATGATGACGGGGTCACCGCCAAAGACCTCAGCAAGGTTTGGGGGGCCCCACAATGGATGGGTGGGCCTCTCCTCTCCTGACCCACAATGCCCTGAAGACCTCTCCTTTGTCACTGCCAAGCCCCAGGCCCCAAAGGCAGCCAAGTCAGGCAAGAGCAGCGGGCACGGCAGAGGGACCAGAATATGTGGGCAGGCTGCAGGTGGTCAAGGCCCCTCGGCTCCCAGGTAGACATACCAGGCTAAATTCCTCAGCTGCCACCCAAAAGCTGGGACCACTTGGGCCAGTTTCTtagcctctcagagcctcagtttcctcatctgtaaaatgggaaagaaataacAGCATTTCGTAGATAATGCCTGGTCCAAGTAGGGCACGCAGCACGTGGTAGATGTGACTGACAACAGCTATTATAAATTGGTATTAACTCCTAGTGGGAAGCTGTCTGTCCGCCCTGACAACCCAACTTCAGCTGGGTCCTTGGAGCTGGTAATAggagccccaggccctgcctggaCTGGAAGAGGGGAGGGGCCTCATGCACACACGTTTGTTGCACACTCCGCTCCTTGCAGCAACTGCACTCGAGCGTGCGGACGGGCAACTTGGAGACATGTCTGCGCCTGCTGTCCCTGGGTGCCCAGGCCAACTTCTTCCACCCAGAGAAGGGCACCACGCCTCTACACGTGGCTGCCAAGGCGGGGCAGACGCTGCAGGCTGAGCTTCTTGTAGTGTATGGGGCCGACCCTGGCTCCCCTGACGTTAATGGCCGTACCCCCATTGACTACGCCAGGTGAGGGTCAGGGTGAAGGGTGAAGCTTGGGTGGGCGGGGGGAGTGGGCTCTTGCTGCAGGCTGAGCCATGCCCCTCCCCACAGGCAGGCGGGGCACCATGAGCTGGCCGAAAGGCTAGTCGAGTGCCAATATGAGCTCACTGACCGGTTGGCCTTCTATCTCTGTGGACGAAAGCCTGGTGAGCAGAGTTCGGGGCTGGCCTGGCTGTACCAGGCAGGTGGGACTCAGACACACCCCAGCAGCAGGTGCCATGGTGACAAAGCCAGCTGGGGAACAGCGTTGCTAGGCAACTGGCTCCTGTGAAATTGCTGCAGGCTCTGGGCTGCAGCACATTGGGGTAGAGAATGGGGGTGGGCCTAACTTCCAGCCAGCTCTCAGGGGTCTTGGGGGTGGCCtgccctcttcccttttccctgacACTTCTGGGTGCCAAGCCTTGCTCATGGCAGTGAGGTGGGCTCCCAGCTGCTAAGGCCACCCAGCACCAGTGacttggcatttttatttttgttcagatCACAAGAACGGGCATTACATCATCCCACAGATGGCCGACAGGTGAGTACCCACCTGACATCCTTTCCCAGAGGTTGTTAGAGGCCGTGTGGGTGCCTGACCCTCAGAGCTCCACCTCTCCCACTCCCCAGGCTTTAGGGGCCTGggacccctccccatccccacttcACCCCTCTAGGGGCTGGAGGCTCAAGCATTTCACAGTCCAGTCCTCACTCCCTAATGCTGGGCCTGGGCCCCGCGGCAGGTAAGATGTGTCACTCAGCACTTGTCCAGCGTAGCCTGAGCCCCGTCCTGTCAAGCACATAGAGCTGGAGTACAGGGAGCACCCCCAGGAGCAGGGGATCACTGGGTTCTGTTCCCAGGGGCGCTGACCCCACTGTGAAATAAACCTGCTCCTCAGTGAAAAGGTGGTGGGCTCCAGGGATTTGACTAACTATGGGACTACTGGCCAGGCCTCTGTGGTGTGCTCAGAAATTCggcaggggttgggggcagggcatGGCACAGTTCAGGTGTTTCTCCCTCTGATCTGAGAGGCCTGAGGTGCCCAAGCTGTGGGGGACATTCTGCCAACCTCTCATCCAGCTCACAAGGTGGATGCTGGCGCCCCCTGGTGGCTGCCTTGGATGGCCGAAGCTTCATGCCAAGCTGTGGCTTCTGGCCTGGAtctggagagaggagggaggctcTATCCCTCTCCAAAGGCCAGTGTGGCAGATGGGGATGGTCAGGCCTGGGCGCCTCGGATCCCTGAACTCAGACATCCAGTTCTGAAACCCCAAGACTCCCCCCTACTTCTCTGGTCTGATTCTGCCTTGTCTGTATGCCTGAGTGTGTGTTGAGGGGCAGGGGGGTGCTATAAACACATATGGGCAGGTACTCAATGAAATGTTACTCGAGCACCAGCtgctgttctaggcactgggacaCAGAGGTAActcagacatggtccctgccctcaaggagcccaCAGCCTAGAGAGGGAGGCAGCCTAGTCAAACAGTTGTAGTTCAGTGTGGGAAGTACAGCAAGAGTGACGAAGGCATAGGTGTTAGAAATACTGTGGCAGGAACTGCAGGCAGACCATGAGGCTGAAGCATATTGTGAGAGGCAGGAAATCCCAGGAGCAAGACTGGAATAGAGACAAGGCGAGAGAGTGGCCAGTGCTGTGAGCCCTGACAAGGGCTGTGACCATCCCCAGGGCAGACGGGTTCCAGGCCTGGATGTGTGGAGTTAGCTCTGCTGCCTGTTGGCTGTGTAACTTCAGGCAgactacttaacctctctgagcctcagttaccttTGCTAGAAATGAGGGCAACAGTACCTATCTTTCTGGactgttgaaaggattaaataagataatgcatacAAAGCATTTAGCACATTTTTAAAGTGAGCTTTTTGTTGAAGTATGCCACACATGCCTGTTATTATTGAGATGTTTTTACGACCAGGGGTCAAAAAGATCACCCTGGGTTGCTGGGTAGAACAAGGATAGTAAGGGCAAGACCAGAAGTGGGATGCTGGATTAAGAAATTACTGCAAAAGCCCAGGCAAAACCCAAGCAGGAGGAAATGATGGCAGAACCTGGGGAAAGCCTGTCACAGGCTAGAGGTTGAGGGAGGTTTCAGGTGGTTCTCAGGAGTCAATGTTGGTGCTGGGTGAGTGGGTCACCGAGAGAAGGAGCGAGCCGTCCAGGAACAGGTTGGGGGGGTGGATGAGTTCAGTCTTGTACACTCTGGGTCTGGTGTGCACACGGAGATGGGTCTGAGCTTGACGTGGAAAGGCGTGTGCTGCCCTGCTCCTGGGTAATTGCTGCCTCTATCCTGTTCTTCCCTCTGCTGCCTTTCTCTGGACTTAGATCTCGGCAAAAGTGCATGTCTCAGAGGTATCTGCCATCTGCCACGGGAGCAGGCTCTGGaggttgggtggggcagggtggctCTTGGTGGGATCCCTGCATGTTGGGGAGGTCATTGGCAAGGGCCTGGCCACCTCTCATGTTTggcctcttccttcttccccattcCCATCTCCCTCCTTATCCACAGCCTGGACCTGTCCGAGTTGGCCAAAGCTGCCAAGAAGAAGCTGCAGGCGGTGAGTCTGCTCAGACAGGCCCCTAATACTTGGAGCTGCTCCCATTTCTAATCCCCCCATCCCTGCGATTGCTCCCCCTTTCTCTGACCTGGTACCCTTTTCCAAATCTTTGACCTGCCCTCACTCTAGCCTCCCCAGTCTCCttttccacctccccaccccttgtTTTTGACCCTGGTTCTGCCTTCCAAAGGCTCCCAGAGCCCTAGCTCCATCTCTGACCTACAAGGGCACTAGCTGTTCCCTCCCACTGGAGTCTGGCGGACAGACCCCTACCCCACTTTCCAGTTCTGGGACTGTGGGAGCTGGGTGTCACAAGGGACACAAGCGATTTCCCACATCTGATGGCATCCCAGTAAGCTGGCCCTGTCAGCGCTGAGTGCCAGGGCCAGCTGACCTGACAAAGCCTGTGTCCCGCTCTGTGCCTCTAGCTCAGCAACCGGCTTTTTGAGGAACTTGCCATGGACGTGTATGACGAGGTGGATCGAAGAGAAAATGATGCTGGTGAGCAGGgaaggtctcagagaccttgggCAGATAGATAGGACAGAGCACCTACCttctggggaggggctgggatcGCTTGCGGCTCTAAGAAGGGGTGTCTGGGGTTGGTCTGCCCAGCAGGCCTGCATATACATCCCTGCCAGCTGTGAGCCCGCCTGGGCAGCTTCCCTGGCCCAGCAGAGTGTGCTGAGCTGGAGGCAGCCAGCCTgcgcctcccaccccacccccagactaGGGCTCATCTCTGTTCTGGCTTCCTCCCACTTTGGCTCTCTCCCCAGTCCTGCTCCACCCCCCTACATCACTCCTTCCTGGCCACAGCCAGATTCCAGCCCAAACTCTAGGCTGGGCCTGGCGAGAAGGAGTCGCCTCATTCTGTCCGTCAGTCCCCAGCTGGCCTTGCCCAGCCTTGCTTCGCCTGTCTGAAGACCTCTCCTGTTTTGAACACCAAGCTTGGTGGGCGTGGGGAGGAGCCAGGAGCAGTGCTGAGCCCtctcccccctctcctccccgGGCCTGACCACCTTGGACATCTGCTCCTTGCTCCTCCCCTCAGTGTGGCTGGCTACCCAAAACCACAGCACCCTGGTGACAGAGCGCAGTGCTGTGCCCTTCCTGCCTGTTAACCCCGAATACTCGGCCACACGGAATCAGGTAAGGGGGCTGGGCGGGGGCCTGGGGCAGTCTCTTCCCTTCCTGGGGTTGCCAGCTCTGTGGGCCCTGCCCTTCCTCTCCTCACTGGCTGTtgtctgggcctgggcctgggcctgggcctgggcctgttCTTCTCCACCCCTGGCCGAGGCCTTTCTCCAGGCCTGGCTGGCATTGGGATATGGGAGTGGGGAAGAGGCTGTTCTTTTGAGCACTTGACGAGCAGCCTCCGGTGTGGgggcgaggggaggggaggggaggggttcCAGCATCTTCGTGAGAGCTCCCCTAGGCACCTTGAATTTATGCCATCCCTCACCCCCTGTCCTGGCCAGGTGAGCCAGGCTGAGACGTTTTCGCTGTGGTTATAGCCGATAGCAGGGGTCCCCTCATGCCGCCGGGCCCTTTCTACCTCGCAGGGGCGGCAGAAATTGGCGCGTTTTAATGCCCGAGAGTTTGCCACCTTGATCATCGACATTCTCAGCGAGGCCAAGCGGCGGCAGCAGGGCAAGAGCCTGAGCAGCCCCACAGGTGGGAAGGGCGCAGGTGGGCTGTGGGCGCTGGGCCCCGTTCCAGCATAGTCTCTTTCGGGGATGGCCGGATAGACGGCTTGTGTGCTGAGCCCTGAGTGACAGGCCTATGCCCTCAGACAACCTCGAGCTATCTGCGCGGAGCCAGAGTGACCTCGACGACCAGCACGACTACGACAGCGTGGCCTCGGACGAGGACACGGACCAGGAGCCCCTGCGCACTGCCGGCACCACGCGGAACAACCGAGCCCGGGTCTGAGTgctgccccgcccccgccctccccTGGCCTCCACCAAGACCCGGCTCTGTCCGCCTGTCCCCCGGGGCCTGCAGGACAAGTGGGCTGCTCACAGCCTTGAGAGCACACCTCTGAGGCCGTTTGTCCCGTGCCCCTGCTGGCTGACCCGCTTATGTCTCCCTCTGCAGAGCATGGACTCCTCGGACCTGTCTGATGGGGCTGTGACGCTGCAGGAGTACCTAGAGCTGAAGAAGGCCCTGGCCACCTCCGAGGCAAAGGTGCAGCAGCTCATGAAGGTCAACAGCAGCTTGAGTGATGAGCTCCGGAGGCTGCAGAGGGAGGTGAGGGCTGcagccttggggtggggggtgctgccCAGACCCGTGGAGTTTCTGACACCGCTCCCTCCTCAGATCCACAAGCTGCAGGCGGAGAACTTGCAGATCCGGCAGCCGCCAGGGCCCGTGCCCACACCGCCCCTCCCCAGCGACCGGGCAGAACATGTGTCCATGGGGCCTGGTGGGAGTGCCCACCGCAGGGACCGCCAGGCCTTCTCCATGTATGAACCAGGTTCTGCCCTGAAGCCCTTTGGGGGCCCACCTGGGGACGAGCTGGCCACCCGGCTGCAGCCTTTCCACAGCACTGTGAGTTGCTGACTGGTGTTAAAGGGTTGGGGAAACGGGCTGGGGCCACCACAGGGCCCTCTGTGACACCCACTGTGCTAACCCCCAGGAACTGGAGGATGATGCCATGTATTCTATGCATGTCCCTGCCGGCCTTTACCGGGTaagcagggcctggggcaggtggGTCTGTTTCTGCAAATAGGTTCTGAGCCCCAGCGAGTACCAGGCTTTCTGCCGGATGCTGGGTACAGGGATGTGTGTACATACCTCAGTGTGAGGAAGCTGGAAAGGGGGTgacagggaggaagagagacTGACTGCAGCACTCCTGGGTTTCAGATCCGGAAGGGGGTATCGGCTTCAGCTGTGCCCTTCACTCCCTCCTCCCCGCTGCTGTCCTGCTCCCAGGAAGGAAGCCGCCATACGGTACCGTCACATCCCCTATGCACAAGGGACAGGCTGAATGGGGTGTGTGCATGGGAGGTGATGGGGGGCTGTGTGGCTCTGTGAGTGTGTACCTCACCTACCACCCCTCCCCTGCACCCTCCAGAGCAAGCTTTCCCGCCACGGCAGTGGTGCCGACAGCGATTATGAGAACACACAAAGTGGGGACCCTCTGCTCGGGTGAGGCACCTGGCGGGAGGGAGGTCGGGTGGGCCTGGGGGTGTCTGAGGGCGCAGGCAAGAGGCCTGATGGCTGGAATGTCTCCTTGTAACCCTGGGCCTCAGGATGGAAGGGAAGAGGTTTCTAGAGCTGGGCAAGGAGGATGACTTCCACCCCGAGTTGGAAAGCCTGGATGGAGACCTGGACCCTGGGCTTCCCAGCACAGAGGACGTCATCCTGAAGACGGAGCAGGTTACCAAGAACATTCAGGAATTGTTGCGGGCTGCCCAGGAATTCAAACATGACAGGTatggggtggggtgcaggctTTTATGGCCTCTGGGTGTTGCAGAGGGCAAGAGAGGGCCAGTGTTCCCCTATCGCTGGGCACCTTCTCTAAGAGGCCCTCTGATTTAtacctttccctccctccatagCTTTGTGCCCTGCTCAGAGAAGATCCATTTGGCTGTGACTGAGATGGCCTCTCTCTTCCCAAAGGTACAGGAGCCAGCGAGAGGAGCAGGATTGGGGGGGGCCTCAGGGTGTTGTAGGGGTAGAGAGTCTGACCGCTGCCTGGGTGGAGACACAGATACATTGGGCCATGACTGTGGCTCATGGTTTGAAGTCCGAGACCCGACTCCCTcatccctcctccctgcttcctgcttccaGAGGCCAGCCTTGGAGCCAGTGCGCAGCTCTCTGCGGCTGCTCAACGCCAGCGCCTACCGGCTGCAGAGCGAGTGCCGTAAGACAGTGCCCCCCGAGCCGGGCGCCCCAGTGGACTTCCAGCTGCTGACGCAGCAGGTGATCCAGTGCGCCTATGACATCGCCAAGGCTGCTAAGCAGCTGGTCACCATCACCACCCGAGAGAAGAAGCAGTGACCACTCCCCCTGCACCCTCACCTACACCCTGGGACCTCACTGGCCATGGGAGCTGGGCCACTCCAAATACTAATCCCCGCCCCAACAGAGCCTCTGGCTCAAGTGCCCTTAGTGCTGCCACTCTCCCCTGGCAGCCAGGTGCCCTGGTGCCCACCCCCCCCTCAAACCCCCAaggatggggaggtggggtggcagGAGCTTCTGCCCCCCACATTCCATGCACCTCCCCCTGTACATAGCATCCCTTCCCTTCTAGTGGGCAGGGGCCTGTAAGGCATCACTCCCGGCCCCTTGCCCTCTGGGGCACCCTCAGCAAAGGGTCAGGTGGGGACACTCTGAGTGGGGCGGTTTCCCCTACATTTACCCCACCCCCATGAGCCAATTCAGCCCTATTGGGGGCTGAGTGGGGGCATCCCCTCCTTTGTACATAATCTCTGTGGATGTCCCCGCCCTGTAGCCACCAGCCCCCATGCTGCTCTCCTTTAATGCCAAAAGGCCCCCGCCTAGGGCACAGGCTCCAGCCTGTGTTCCCGGGGTCCCCAGCAGCAAACactggaaaactttttttttcccctctcctctcccaccccttaATTTTAACGTTGTGGTAACTGAGTGTCCCTGCGTGCCTGCGTGTGAGTGTGCGGGGCGGCAGTGCCGTCCCGGAGGCCTGGCCCATCGGGAGTTTTGTGAGGGGTGAGCGGACCAGAGCAGCAGGACCAGCGTTGGGGTtcagcctccctctcccccatcctgGGGCCAGGGACTGCCTGGGTGACCAGCTGGGGTCCTGCCCACTGTCTCCCCTCATCACTCCCACCACTCGTACCCCTTCTCTATGAACTTAAAAGTGAAAACCActtccctccatctctcctcctcccttgTGGAGGCGGAGTGTGCTGGCTAGGGCAGAGAACTGAGCACCTGAGCCTGGGGCTGGCTCCCCAGGGTCCCCAATTCAGCTAGAGGCCCCTCCCTTATAACCTCTGAGAGGCCAGCACCTGTGCCTGCGGTATCTGTGTACCTGGAACCTGGGCTGCAGCCTGGGAAGGCTGGAGAGGCAGATGGTAGCACCCACCAGCTCTTCTCCCCATCCCACCTGTCCCAGGGGGCCAGGCTCTAcctgtgtggtggtggtgggctgACTGTCAAGATGTGTGTCATGTACATttgtatcaaaaataaataagtgaccATGTGCTGTTTCTGATGCTTCGAGAATTGAGGGGAGTGTCTGGGGAGTGGCCGAAATGAATGGGAGAAAGACAACCGCGGGGAGAGTGTGAAGCAGGGTATGCAGACGGCAGCTGCTCCAGATTCTGCTCTGAGGGAAGGGAAGCCCTCCTGTTGGCTTAGAAAAGGAACTTGTAAGTAACAGTGTTTCAGTaacaccaccatccccaccccgtgggggtgggaggggttcCATCACGCTCCTAAAACCCTGCCTCTAAGACCAGGTAGGTTTTCGGGACCCAACTTGATTTTATACTCCCTACTTCACACACAACCTAAATGGCCTAGGACAGTGTCCTGGGTGGgagtgagtgtgtctgtgtggcTGATGCACGAACTCAACTGCAGGCtctactaaaataatttaattagaaataCAGGGAGTTTTGGCGAGGAAGGCTGAaacagttcctttttctccccgcAAACCACACATGAAGGACGAACCCCTCTGCAAATGCTTAGGCAGGACTGCCCTATCTGGCCACCAGGGGGCGGCCCTGGGTGCGGTCCACGTGGCAGAGGTCGCGGCCTCCCGGCGGGAGGAGGAGCCGAACCTGCCACAGTGGCAGGGCTGCGGCAGGTCAGTCGGAGCTGTCCCCATCCGGGCCGCTGTCCGGCAGGGACGGGAGGAGGGGTCTCCGGCGCGAGCGCTTAACCCGACGCGGGGGCATCAGCAGCCTCCCCTTCAGCACAGCTGCGAGTAGGGTGGGGAGCAGTCAAGGGCAGGGAAGCCATGGGGGGGGCAGGGAAGCCATGGGGGGGGCAGggagcgtgggggtggggggggccgaGGACGGGAACTTCTCACCAGCCACGGTGTCCTGGCTGTCCGCTATGGGCCCCCAGTAGATGCTCTCCCCACGTCGGAAGTTTCGGTGCAGCCGAGTGCAGAGCGTGGCCAGGGTGAGCAGCACCAACAGGAAGGTCAGGGCCATGGCAGCCCAGGCAGCCTCCTCGGTGCGTGGGGTGGGGACCCGGGCTGCCCTGGGAGGTGCTGCTGCCGCCTGAGGGGCCCGGGAAGCCTGACTCGGACAGGCACAGCCACCTGGGCTGCTTTGCCCTTTGGGCACTTGAGCCTCTATCCTGGAACTGGCATTGCCTCCAGGCCCCCCAGGTAGCAGGGGGACAGTGGGCACAGATGGGGCATCACCCTGCTCACCCAGGGTTTCTAATGTGGTCTCCCTGGCCTCAAAGCGCCATGGGGAAGCAGAAGGCAACCTCAGGGACGAGGGGGTGGATTGAAGCCCCAGGGCAGCCCTCAGCCCACGCCTCTTGGCACCACCAGGAGAGAGCTGCCTGGACCTTCCAGATGCCATCTCTGTGCCTGGGGGCCGCCAGGTCCGCAGAGTAAAGGCCAGAGCTGGGGCCTAAGGGGAGAACAGAGAGCACTCATCCTTTCCCTGTGCGGATAACCCAATGAACACACCACCAACCAAGTCTGGACCCAGCACCCCTCACCTGCAGACACCCTCTGCGGTACAGCCTCCCTCTTCCCGGTGTTGGCACCAAGGGAGAGGGCCCAGAAAGGCTGTCAGAGTGGAACCAcgccttctccttcctctgcttccGCCTCCGCCTCCTCTTCAGCCAGTGGGCAACCCAGGCTGGCTCTACCCATGCCATCTCCAGTGCCATCCCCCAGGCTGCCAGCATCAGGGGCTATGAAAGGAGGTAACCGTTAGAACTAAGATGAAAGTGGGGAGCGAGGAAGAGGAGGCCCCtgaattttcctttccttgcaCATGGGGCTACAACATCTTTCAGTGTCAGACAACCCCCTTTCACCAATCACTTA contains the following coding sequences:
- the GIT1 gene encoding ARF GTPase-activating protein GIT1 isoform X2, which encodes MSRKGPRAEVCADCSAPDPGWASISRGVLVCDECCSVHRSLGRHISIVKHLRHSAWPPTLLQMVHTLASNGANSIWEHSLLDPAQVQSGRRKANPQDKVHPIKSEFIRAKYQMLAFVHKLPCRDDDGVTAKDLSKQLHSSVRTGNLETCLRLLSLGAQANFFHPEKGTTPLHVAAKAGQTLQAELLVVYGADPGSPDVNGRTPIDYARQAGHHELAERLVECQYELTDRLAFYLCGRKPDHKNGHYIIPQMADRSRQKCMSQSLDLSELAKAAKKKLQALSNRLFEELAMDVYDEVDRRENDAVWLATQNHSTLVTERSAVPFLPVNPEYSATRNQGRQKLARFNAREFATLIIDILSEAKRRQQGKSLSSPTDNLELSARSQSDLDDQHDYDSVASDEDTDQEPLRTAGTTRNNRARSMDSSDLSDGAVTLQEYLELKKALATSEAKVQQLMKVNSSLSDELRRLQREIHKLQAENLQIRQPPGPVPTPPLPSDRAEHVSMGPGGSAHRRDRQAFSMYEPGSALKPFGGPPGDELATRLQPFHSTELEDDAMYSMHVPAGLYRIRKGVSASAVPFTPSSPLLSCSQEGSRHTSKLSRHGSGADSDYENTQSGDPLLGMEGKRFLELGKEDDFHPELESLDGDLDPGLPSTEDVILKTEQVTKNIQELLRAAQEFKHDSFVPCSEKIHLAVTEMASLFPKRPALEPVRSSLRLLNASAYRLQSECRKTVPPEPGAPVDFQLLTQQVIQCAYDIAKAAKQLVTITTREKKQ
- the GIT1 gene encoding ARF GTPase-activating protein GIT1 isoform X1, which produces MSRKGPRAEVCADCSAPDPGWASISRGVLVCDECCSVHRSLGRHISIVKHLRHSAWPPTLLQMVHTLASNGANSIWEHSLLDPAQVQSGRRKANPQDKVHPIKSEFIRAKYQMLAFVHKLPCRDDDGVTAKDLSKQLHSSVRTGNLETCLRLLSLGAQANFFHPEKGTTPLHVAAKAGQTLQAELLVVYGADPGSPDVNGRTPIDYARQAGHHELAERLVECQYELTDRLAFYLCGRKPDHKNGHYIIPQMADSLDLSELAKAAKKKLQALSNRLFEELAMDVYDEVDRRENDAVWLATQNHSTLVTERSAVPFLPVNPEYSATRNQGRQKLARFNAREFATLIIDILSEAKRRQQGKSLSSPTDNLELSARSQSDLDDQHDYDSVASDEDTDQEPLRTAGTTRNNRARSMDSSDLSDGAVTLQEYLELKKALATSEAKVQQLMKVNSSLSDELRRLQREIHKLQAENLQIRQPPGPVPTPPLPSDRAEHVSMGPGGSAHRRDRQAFSMYEPGSALKPFGGPPGDELATRLQPFHSTELEDDAMYSMHVPAGLYRIRKGVSASAVPFTPSSPLLSCSQEGSRHTSKLSRHGSGADSDYENTQSGDPLLGMEGKRFLELGKEDDFHPELESLDGDLDPGLPSTEDVILKTEQVTKNIQELLRAAQEFKHDSFVPCSEKIHLAVTEMASLFPKRPALEPVRSSLRLLNASAYRLQSECRKTVPPEPGAPVDFQLLTQQVIQCAYDIAKAAKQLVTITTREKKQ
- the TP53I13 gene encoding tumor protein p53-inducible protein 13 isoform X2, giving the protein MSPRQAEDVSFLYHPCAHPWLKLQLALLAHVCVAQPSLASDSSLTQDRPLMLAAWGMALEMAWVEPAWVAHWLKRRRRRKQRKEKAWFHSDSLSGPSPLVPTPGRGRLYRRGCLQAPALAFTLRTWRPPGTEMASGRSRQLSPGGAKRRGLRAALGLQSTPSSLRLPSASPWRFEARETTLETLGEQGDAPSVPTVPLLPGGPGGNASSRIEAQVPKGQSSPGGCACPSQASRAPQAAAAPPRAARVPTPRTEEAAWAAMALTFLLVLLTLATLCTRLHRNFRRGESIYWGPIADSQDTVAAVLKGRLLMPPRRVKRSRRRPLLPSLPDSGPDGDSSD
- the TP53I13 gene encoding tumor protein p53-inducible protein 13 isoform X1 translates to MAPPPPSPQLLLLAALAGFLSPTEVVPEPAEEAGGRCPEGLWPLPRKVSPRVTYTRMSPRQAEDVSFLYHPCAHPWLKLQLALLAHVCVAQPSLASDSSLTQDRPLMLAAWGMALEMAWVEPAWVAHWLKRRRRRKQRKEKAWFHSDSLSGPSPLVPTPGRGRLYRRGCLQAPALAFTLRTWRPPGTEMASGRSRQLSPGGAKRRGLRAALGLQSTPSSLRLPSASPWRFEARETTLETLGEQGDAPSVPTVPLLPGGPGGNASSRIEAQVPKGQSSPGGCACPSQASRAPQAAAAPPRAARVPTPRTEEAAWAAMALTFLLVLLTLATLCTRLHRNFRRGESIYWGPIADSQDTVAAVLKGRLLMPPRRVKRSRRRPLLPSLPDSGPDGDSSD